A window of the bacterium genome harbors these coding sequences:
- a CDS encoding 1,4-dihydroxy-2-naphthoate polyprenyltransferase has translation MASWRAWVLAVRVPTLTAAVAPVLVGTAVAARQGQFRPWGALGALVVSLCIQVGTNLHNDVLDFLRGADTTSRRGPARATQSGLLTPKQAAAGAYVWFGVAGAVGLAFAARYGWPVVAAGLLAIAAGLGYTGGPWPIGYHGFGELFVFLFFGLLAVAGTTYVQAGSVSVLAIAAAVPVGLLATAIIVVNNLRDLETDRAAGKRTLAVRIGERRTRGLYLGCLVGAGIVPVVMRCVGLVEGWFWLPWLTVPLGVALIRAVWRVSTAAEYNRSLRRTAALHLLFAMLLAASLV, from the coding sequence GTGGCGTCGTGGCGGGCGTGGGTGCTGGCCGTCCGTGTGCCCACGTTGACGGCGGCCGTCGCACCCGTGTTGGTCGGCACGGCCGTCGCCGCGCGCCAAGGACAGTTCCGCCCGTGGGGGGCACTGGGGGCGCTCGTCGTTTCCCTGTGCATCCAGGTCGGCACCAACCTCCACAACGACGTCCTCGATTTTCTCCGCGGAGCGGATACAACATCCCGGCGCGGACCCGCCCGCGCCACTCAGAGCGGGCTGCTGACGCCGAAGCAGGCCGCCGCGGGTGCGTACGTGTGGTTCGGCGTCGCGGGCGCCGTCGGACTCGCATTCGCGGCCCGCTACGGCTGGCCGGTCGTGGCGGCCGGGCTGCTCGCGATCGCCGCCGGGCTCGGGTACACCGGTGGCCCCTGGCCGATCGGCTACCACGGGTTTGGTGAGCTCTTCGTATTTCTGTTCTTCGGTCTGCTGGCGGTCGCGGGGACGACCTACGTGCAAGCGGGGAGCGTCAGCGTGCTCGCGATCGCGGCCGCTGTGCCCGTCGGCTTGCTGGCGACGGCCATCATCGTGGTTAACAACCTGCGTGATCTCGAGACCGACCGTGCCGCCGGCAAGCGGACGCTCGCCGTACGCATCGGCGAGCGCAGGACGCGCGGGCTGTACCTCGGCTGCCTCGTCGGTGCGGGGATCGTGCCCGTCGTGATGCGATGCGTCGGGTTGGTCGAGGGGTGGTTTTGGCTCCCGTGGCTGACGGTGCCGCTCGGTGTGGCGCTCATCCGTGCCGTGTGGCGGGTCTCAACCGCCGCTGAGTACAATCGGAGTCTCCGTAGGACGGCGGCGTTGCACCTGCTCTTCGCGATGTTGTTGGCGGCGAGCCTCGTCTGA
- a CDS encoding ABC transporter substrate-binding protein produces MSARRRWIALLAAALMAVVLIPGGARAQTAITLTYDFPIGVSGPLYDLMTSIVGDFNRSHPTIQVQPVFAGNYVQAMAKVVTGVVGGNPPDVAVLDTPELYSLLDQNALIPLDDFIAKQPSGWLDDFYSALLLNARSNGHIYSIPYQRSTVIFFYNKDMFQKAGLDPNSPPKNWTQLVADAQKLTIRDASGQATQWGVEIPVVDTSPWTIQGFFVEQKAKYFDSVGGKWVKFNSPETQAAVQFILDLQNKYKVHPPGPSSPAFWGQVPQDFIQQKVAMIYTTTGNMTFIRTNAKFNWSAAFMPAGAQWGSVTGGGSMYVLKTTPEREQAAWTFVTWMTDPVQAARWSIGTGYVPIRKTELSTPAFAAYMQQLPQALTATLQLRVAGEQMTVHDQDEVQQTLVTAVQAAQSGRLTVKAALDQAQRNATQLLSKY; encoded by the coding sequence ATGTCCGCTCGGCGTAGGTGGATAGCGCTCCTCGCTGCGGCGTTGATGGCCGTCGTCTTGATCCCAGGCGGTGCTCGCGCGCAGACGGCCATCACGCTCACGTACGACTTTCCGATCGGTGTGTCGGGACCGCTATATGATCTGATGACGAGCATTGTCGGCGACTTTAACCGCTCGCATCCCACCATTCAAGTTCAGCCCGTCTTCGCGGGCAACTACGTCCAGGCAATGGCCAAGGTGGTAACCGGGGTCGTGGGCGGGAACCCGCCGGACGTCGCCGTCCTGGACACGCCTGAGTTGTACTCCCTCCTCGACCAGAATGCGCTCATTCCGCTGGATGATTTCATCGCGAAGCAACCGAGCGGTTGGCTCGACGACTTCTACTCTGCGTTGCTTCTGAACGCCCGTTCCAACGGGCACATCTACAGTATCCCGTACCAGCGAAGTACCGTGATATTCTTCTACAACAAAGACATGTTCCAGAAGGCCGGTCTGGATCCCAACAGTCCGCCCAAGAACTGGACGCAACTCGTAGCCGACGCGCAGAAGCTGACCATCCGTGACGCGAGCGGCCAGGCCACCCAGTGGGGCGTCGAGATACCGGTTGTGGACACATCGCCCTGGACCATTCAAGGTTTCTTCGTCGAGCAGAAGGCGAAATACTTCGATTCGGTCGGCGGCAAGTGGGTCAAGTTCAACTCCCCCGAGACGCAGGCAGCCGTCCAGTTCATCCTCGATCTCCAGAACAAGTACAAAGTGCACCCGCCGGGGCCGTCCAGTCCTGCATTCTGGGGCCAGGTTCCCCAGGACTTCATCCAGCAGAAGGTCGCGATGATCTACACGACGACCGGCAACATGACGTTCATCAGGACTAATGCGAAGTTCAATTGGAGTGCGGCCTTTATGCCGGCCGGCGCGCAGTGGGGATCGGTCACCGGCGGCGGCAGCATGTACGTGCTCAAGACAACGCCCGAGCGCGAACAGGCAGCGTGGACGTTCGTGACGTGGATGACGGATCCGGTCCAAGCTGCCAGGTGGAGCATCGGCACCGGGTACGTGCCGATCCGAAAGACCGAACTCTCGACGCCGGCGTTCGCAGCCTATATGCAGCAACTGCCGCAGGCGCTGACCGCGACCCTGCAGTTGCGCGTGGCCGGCGAGCAGATGACCGTTCACGATCAAGATGAGGTCCAGCAGACGCTGGTCACGGCAGTGCAAGCGGCCCAGTCCGGCCGTTTGACCGTGAAAGCGGCGCTCGACCAAGCGCAGCGGAATGCGACTCAACTTCTATCGAAGTATTAA
- the ubiE gene encoding bifunctional demethylmenaquinone methyltransferase/2-methoxy-6-polyprenyl-1,4-benzoquinol methylase UbiE, translating into MTDERREDSVGVRVGHGLVPEDERVRYVRGMFGAIAPRYDLANTLLSAGLHRVWKRGTVRLVGASLGDRAVDVCCGTGDLALLLAKRVGPGGAVLGVDFSEEMLRIARRRAAAAGLARICRFAEGDAEALALRDATFDVATVGFGIRNVRSPEAALRELRRVLRPGGRLAVLEFSRPSNAAVRALYDWYSFAVVPRVGRIVASHPDAYAYLPTSIRRWPDQRGFAEILRNVGFADIEVRNILTGVAAIHVAVGDGPARGGAVPARARSGG; encoded by the coding sequence GTGACGGACGAACGCCGGGAGGACTCCGTGGGCGTGCGTGTCGGGCACGGGCTGGTGCCCGAAGACGAGCGGGTCCGGTACGTCCGCGGCATGTTTGGGGCGATCGCTCCGCGCTACGATCTCGCCAATACTCTCCTGTCAGCTGGTCTGCACCGGGTGTGGAAGCGGGGGACCGTGCGGCTGGTCGGCGCATCCCTTGGCGACCGAGCGGTAGATGTGTGTTGCGGCACGGGTGATCTGGCGCTCCTGCTGGCGAAGCGCGTCGGTCCAGGGGGTGCCGTCCTTGGCGTAGATTTCAGCGAGGAGATGCTTCGCATCGCCCGCCGACGCGCCGCGGCCGCCGGGCTGGCCCGAATCTGCCGGTTCGCGGAGGGCGATGCGGAGGCGTTGGCCCTTCGAGACGCCACCTTCGACGTGGCGACCGTTGGGTTCGGGATCAGGAATGTCCGGTCCCCGGAGGCGGCCCTCCGGGAGCTCCGGCGCGTGCTGCGGCCTGGCGGCCGGCTGGCGGTCCTCGAGTTCAGCCGCCCGTCGAACGCCGCCGTGCGAGCGCTCTATGATTGGTACTCTTTCGCGGTTGTGCCGCGGGTCGGACGGATCGTCGCCAGCCATCCCGACGCGTACGCCTATCTCCCGACGTCGATCCGTCGCTGGCCGGATCAACGAGGATTTGCCGAGATCCTTCGGAACGTCGGCTTCGCGGACATCGAAGTCCGAAACATCCTCACGGGCGTTGCGGCGATCCACGTCGCGGTGGGTGATGGGCCCGCGCGTGGGGGGGCCGTGCCCGCACGCGCGAGGAGCGGAGGATAG
- a CDS encoding DUF1360 domain-containing protein, whose amino-acid sequence MTFWMRLVLAVLATWRVTHLLASEDGPADLVVRLRVRLGSGFLGRLMDCFYCLSLWVAAPLAFFVGGGLSDWIITWLALSGAACLLERLGQPPAIMSPAAAGTKGEVDNVLRSEASGSQDDHVAYGYSAGDPPPRAGRAALRD is encoded by the coding sequence ATGACCTTCTGGATGCGGCTCGTGCTGGCCGTCCTCGCGACCTGGCGGGTCACGCACCTGCTGGCGAGCGAGGACGGCCCGGCGGACCTGGTGGTGCGTCTGCGGGTGCGCCTGGGCAGCGGATTCCTGGGCCGCCTCATGGATTGTTTCTACTGCCTGAGCCTGTGGGTGGCCGCGCCGCTGGCGTTCTTCGTCGGTGGCGGGCTCTCGGATTGGATCATCACCTGGCTGGCGCTTTCCGGTGCGGCGTGTCTGCTCGAGCGTCTCGGCCAGCCACCTGCGATCATGTCCCCCGCTGCGGCGGGAACGAAGGGAGAGGTTGACAATGTGTTGCGGTCAGAAGCGAGCGGCTCTCAAGACGACCACGTTGCCTACGGCTACTCCGCCGGGGATCCACCCCCCCGCGCCGGCCGCGCCGCACTCCGCGACTGA
- a CDS encoding OsmC family protein — translation MTTVRSDSIGQPGRALNTARMHSFVLDSSSGPGEGLTNTEAFLGGIASCGVTLIEKYARDTGVRVPGLTVTISGHQAPPDPTRFATVDVRFEFRGVGQDVADQLVEVWRSR, via the coding sequence ATGACCACGGTGCGCAGTGACTCAATCGGCCAACCGGGCCGTGCCCTCAACACCGCGCGGATGCACAGCTTCGTCCTGGACTCGTCCTCGGGCCCGGGTGAGGGACTGACCAACACCGAGGCATTTCTGGGCGGGATCGCGTCCTGCGGGGTGACGTTGATCGAGAAGTACGCCCGGGACACGGGCGTCCGCGTCCCCGGCTTGACGGTTACGATCTCCGGGCACCAAGCTCCCCCGGATCCGACGCGATTCGCCACGGTCGACGTGCGGTTTGAGTTTCGCGGTGTGGGACAGGACGTGGCTGACCAACTCGTTGAAGTCTGGCGGAGCCGCTGA
- a CDS encoding 4Fe-4S dicluster domain-containing protein: MALRITDECIECKACLGTCPYQAVVYVRVVDRHPHYRIDPATCTHCWPFDPAPRCVDVCPVGCIVHDAGHLAPAVSVIREEFGNVVDVAGPREAGRVIARLRHWVRKWIRSLPGGVQGRGTADQLLDFCNWLALLESEFAPDGAGTDSRETQES; the protein is encoded by the coding sequence GTGGCGCTGAGGATTACCGACGAGTGCATCGAGTGTAAGGCCTGCCTGGGGACCTGTCCCTACCAGGCGGTGGTGTACGTGCGGGTCGTGGATCGGCACCCGCACTATCGGATCGATCCTGCGACCTGTACCCACTGCTGGCCGTTCGATCCGGCACCGCGGTGCGTCGACGTCTGCCCGGTCGGGTGCATCGTCCATGACGCCGGGCATCTGGCGCCGGCGGTTTCCGTGATCCGAGAGGAATTCGGCAACGTCGTGGATGTTGCCGGTCCGCGCGAGGCCGGGCGAGTGATTGCGCGCCTGCGGCACTGGGTTCGCAAATGGATCCGCAGCCTCCCAGGTGGCGTGCAGGGACGCGGTACGGCAGATCAGTTGCTGGATTTCTGCAACTGGCTGGCGCTGCTGGAAAGTGAGTTCGCGCCCGATGGGGCAGGTACAGACTCCCGGGAAACCCAGGAATCGTGA